Below is a window of Picosynechococcus sp. PCC 7002 DNA.
CGGAACTGTAATCTAGCGGAAGTCTTGGGAAAAAAATAGAATTGTTATGCTAGAGGAAATTTTCGACATTGAGGGAAATCCATGGAACGACGCAGCATCATCGTAAGCTTTCTCGCGGGATGTTTATGGCTTTGTTTGGGGCTATTTCCCTTCAGCCAGGCCTTGGCCCTCACGCCGATTCAGTTGTCTGACTTGAGCTATGAGCGCTGTCCCGCAGAGATGCAGGGAATTGTGACCAGCGGCTCCAATGAAGATGCAAACTGTTTCATGATTAAAGGCAAAGCGAAAAACACATCGGGTAAATATATTGTTGATGCGGATGTGTTTGGGCGTATTTATGATGCCAATGGTTCGCCGACCTTTGAGAATCGTGGTCGTGTGGGCACCATTTTAGAAGTACCACCGGGCATTAGTGAGTTTCAGATCCCGGTATCGGTCGCCGCCAATCAGCCGGAACCCCTCCAACTGAAAAAATTTAAGGCGTCTGGGTTCACGTCCCGGGTGCGTCCTTTCTATTACGATAACGAGGATGTGGAATAAGACGCGCAGTTGGCAACGGTTTTACCGCAATCGTTTGGCGGTACTTGGGGGGATTGTCCTGGGGGCGATCGCCTTGTTGGTTTTTGGCCTACCGCTGATTTACCAGACCCCCATCGATGGCATTGACTTCGCCAGAAGTGCTCTTGCACCAAGCTGGGAACACCCTTTTGGCACCGATGACCTCGGACAGGATCAATTGGCGCGGGTGTTGTTTGGGGGGAAGGTTTCCCTGACTGTCGGGCTGGCTGCGATGGCTGTGGCGATTAGTTTAGGGACTGTGATTGGGGCGATCGCCGGCTTTTATGGTGGCTGGCTCGATCAATTGTTGATGCGTTTGACGGATCTATTTTTGTCCCTCCCCCAACTGCCAGTATTACTCCTGGTAGTCTATCTGTTTCGGGAATCCCTCCGGGCGATCGCCGGGGCAGAATGGGGCACCTTTCTCCTCGTGGTGCTGGTGAGCGGTAGCTTGAATTGGATGGCGATCGCCCGGTTAGTCCGCGCCCAATGTTTAACCCTCAAAAACCGAGAATTTGTGACCGCTGCCCAGGCCATGGGGGCCAATCCCCTCCGCACCCTCAGGACACATCTTTTGCCGAATCTGGTCAGTCTCATTGCCGTCGCCGCTACCCTGTCCGTGAGTAACGCGATTATCACCGAATCAACCCTCAGTTTCCTTGGTTTAGGGTTTCCGCCGGATATTCCGACTTGGGGGCGGATGCTGTATGATGCCCAAAATTTCGTGACCACAGCTCCCCACATGGCGCTATTTCCAGGCTTAGCGATTTTTTTGACGGTGCTCAGTTTAAATTACCTTGGCGATGGCCTCCGAGACGCCTTTGATCCGAAAAGCGCGTCCCACTAAGCTAGAATAAACGACCCCGATTTCAGGGTGTGATCGAGCATTAATTCAGCCATGGCGAAGAAACAAAAACAACGCTTTCCCCATCTCCTTGGGTCTAAATGGACCGCCAGCCAAAAGACTTTCGGTTGGCGACATTTCCAGGTGATGAACCGCCGCAATGAAGGGAAATGGGTGTTTGCCGAATTAGTATCCTCCTGTGACCCTGACACCCGATTTTGGATCAATGCCAAACAACTCAAGGATCAACGACTATGGGAAGCGGGCTGGAAAACCCTCGAAGAGATGAATCAGCCCCCCGAAGTCCCCTTCTGGCAAGATTAGTCATGGCGAATAAAATGCCCTGTAAAATTGGCGACAAATAGGCGATCGCCTTGATCTCTTGATCCCCACGGGAGCTGCCCATAGACGCTAGACGCCGGTGAACAAACATAATAAAATCCAAAAGTTATAATTTTTCGCTAAAGATCCGCCGACACAATACATCGATGTAAATCATGTAAATGTGTTCAAGGTTCAAAACCAGCTCAACACACAGCAGATAAGGGGTCAGCGTACAAGTGGGTTTATTTAGTCGCTTTTCATTTTCACGGGACATGGGTATCGATCTCGGTACCGCCAACACCCTTGTATACGTCTCTGGTAAAGGGATTGTCCTCCAGGAACCGTCTGTTGTAGCCATCAACAAAAATAACCAAGAAGTCCTGGCAGTCGGCCTAGAAGCCAAGCGCATGTTAGGGCGCACCCCCGACAATGTGATTGCCATTCGTCCCCTCCGGGATGGGGTAATTGCGGACTTTGACACCGCCGAGGCGATGCTAAAGCACTTTATTAAGCGGGTTCACGATAACCGCAATCCCCTGATTCGGCCCCGGATGGTGATCGGGATTCCCAGTGGGGTTACAGGGGTAGAACGGCGAGCCGTCGAAGAAGCAGCCAAAGAAGCCGGGGCCAGCGATGTTTATCTCATTGATGAACCCGTTGCCGCTGCCATTGGCGCAGGGCTACCCGTTTCTGAACCCACCGGTAACATGATCATTGATATTGGTGGCGGCACCACAGAAGTGGCCGTTTTAAGTTTACAGGGCACTGTTCTGAGCGAATCAGTACGGGTTGCAGGGGATGAACTCAGCGACTCGATTATGCTCTACATGAAAAAAGTCCACAATTTGGTCATTGGGGAGCGCACCGCCGAGGATATCAAAATTCAACTGGGGTCTGCCTATCCCACCGACGAAGAAGAGCCGATCATGGAAGTGCGTGGCTTACATTTGCTTTCCGGATTACCCCGCACCGTCACCATCAAGGCCCCTGAAATCCGTGAAAGTATGTCTGAACCGCTTTCGATCATCGTTGAAGCTGTGAAGCGCACCCTAGAACGAATTCCGCCGGAATTGGCGGCTGATATTATTGACCGGGGAATTATGCTGGCCGGGGGGGGCGCCCTGCTCAAGGGACTCGATACCCTGATTAGCCACGAAACAGGCATCGTTACCCACGTGGCGGCCAATGCTGAAAGCTGTGTTGCTTTGGGTACAGGTCGTGTTTTGGAAAACTTTAAAGATAAGGATATGGAGCGGGTCTTTAAGAGCCATACTCGCTACGAATAGCCTAGGATGGATTACATCGTTTTCTTGAGTGAATGTTAATGTTCCGCCGTTGGTGGCAACGCTATGGGATGACCTTAATTTTTATTGGGGTTGGCCTTTCGGCTGCTTTATTTTTGCGCCAGACCCAGGGAGGCGCAATTCAGGAATTTTATGGGCTTTTCTTCCGGCGTCAAGGCAATCTCACCGCCGCTGAAACGGAAATTTTGCTCCAGAACAGTAAGCTGCGGGAACTGCAAAATCGAGTCGAGGAACTCGAAGCCCAGAACCAACAGCTACAAGACTTGTTGGATTATCGACAAACACTCCAGACAGAGGCGATCGCCGCCCCGGTGATTGGTCGCAGTGCCGATGCCTGGTGGCAGCAGATTATTATCGGCCAGGGGAGTCAAGCTGGGATCAAAGTCGGGGACACCGTGACCGGCATCGGTGGACTCGTGGGCAGGGTGGTACAAGTTACCCCCCACAGTAGTCGCGTTGCTTTGGTGAGTGATCTCAACCAACAAGTGGGTGTGATGTTGTCCCGGAGTCGTTTTCAGGGTTATCTCCGGGGCCAGAACGACCCCCAACAGGCCCAGATGGTTTTCTATGAAAAAGTGCCGGATGTCGAAGTAGGGGATATGGTCACCACCTCAAATCTGAGTACCCTGTACGCCCCGGGTCTCCCCATTGGTCGCATTGCGGCAATCGATTTTAATGCGGGGCCAGCCCCCATCGCAACGGTGGAGTTAACGGTGCCGTTAGGGTCATTGGAATGGGTATTGGTGGCCCCTTTTGAGCCGAAGCCCCTAAATTTTGAGCTGCAACCGGAGCAAGATGTTTCGCAAACTCCCTAGGGGGGCATTGCCCTGGATCAATGGTTTGGTGAGCGTTGGCTCGCTGCTGCTGTGTACCCAGCTTTTGTTACTCCGCATTCCTGGGATGACAATCCTCGGTTTCAGTCCCCAGTGGCTTTTGATGTGGGTGATTGCTTGGAGTGTAAAGCGGGAGATGATTTATGCCCTCCTGGGGGCGATCGCCGCTGCTTGGATCCATGACAGCTTAATGGTGAGTGCCTTGCCTTCCCACCTTCCAGGCTTCGTGCTGGTCGCCTATTTTGTTTCCCGCTGGCGACAACAACGCTATCTCCAGGAAGACTTTATTATTCTGGCGCTACTGGTCTTCGTGATGACCCTAGCTGCAGAAGTGATTATGGCATTTCAATATCTGCTGTGGGGGTTGGGTTCCCCAGGGATGCTCTGGGGTGAACTGCAACGGATCGGCCTCGCAACGGCAATTTTAAGTAGCCTCTGGGCACCGCTCCTTTGTACGCCTCTGGTGCGTTGGTGGGATTACGTGAGAATGCTCGATAGGCAGTAGTGATGGCCCTGGGGCTTGGGAGAGTGACCATAGCGCTCCGCCAAAAAATGGGCCACAGAGAGAAGATCATTGCAATAATGATCGGGCTGATAGGTTTTGAGGTAAGCCGTATCACGAATGCCACAGGTCACGGCGATCGCCGGAATATTCATATTTTTTGCGGCGATGATATCTGCTTCGGTATCGCCCACCATGAGCCATTGATCGCTTAGTTCTCCCTGTTCGGCGATCGCCTCCTTGAGGAGGGCAGTTTTCACATCCACATTGTTCACATAGGCCGTGTGGCGATCATCACTACCGTAAATCCCACTAAATAGACGTTTTAGGCCATATTGATCGAGCATTTTCCGCACCTGCTGTTCTTCCCGGAGCGTCACCAGTACTAATTTCACTCCGTAGGAATGGAGTAAGGCCAGAGACCAGTTCACGCCCCCCTGCATTTTGTCGAGGTGGAGTAGGGCTTCATCGTTGACGATGGTGCGGACATGGTCGAGGAAAAAGGCAATTTGCTCTTCTTGGAGTCCGGACTGCATCGCAATTTCGATATCACTGACCCGTTGGCGCTTCATTTGCCAAAATTGGTCTTTGCCGAGGTATTTGAGGGGAATGGCGATGCCCTGTTGGGCGTAAATCTGTTGCGTATGCTGGAGAGCGGCTTGGTATGTACCATAGTATCGCTCCGAAACATCGACCAATGGCCCATCGAAGTCACAAAATAGCGTCAAACGGAGACGTCTTGCGGTGGGAGAGTTCATAGTTTGAAAACGGGCAGCGGTTCTCTGGAACAAGCCTGGGATACTCATGGTGCTTTTCGGTCAATGCTCTATCTTTAGCATGATTTACTTTTGTGGTTTTGTTGTCTGCGTCACACATTTATTGGTGATTTGTAGACTTGTTTATAAATTTGGATAACTTACTTAAACTTTCTTTACAATAGCAAATTTTTATCGAAACAGCGGTAGAAAAAACCGTCGGAATGATGAAAAAATTAGGGGTTGATGATAAACGAAGCTGAATAGTAATGGCGATCGCCTTTTGGGGGCCGGGAAGAAAATCCCAGGGAATGCCACAATAAACAGAGATTTTTAAAGAGAGAGGCCCAAAGTACCATGGCTCAGCTAGAGAAATTGATTCAGATGGCGGAAAATGAACTGACAGAATACAGTACCGACGCCCGCAAGATTGAAAAGTTGCGCCGCAAATTTGCGTTTATGTTGAATCCTCGACAACAGCAGCAAATTAAGGATGAACTTTTGGCCCAGATGCCCCAGGGATTTTTCGGAAAAATGGTGTTGGAAAATCGACAGACAGTCGCTTTACCTTTTTGGGGCATTGCGGGTTTGGGTTTACTGTTCGGCATTTCCCTCCAGCAGCCCCTTGATTTCCTCGCTCCGGCGATCGCCCTGCCCGCTGCGATTCAAATTCAACGCTGGGGCTGGCAACTAGAAGCAAAGCGGTTGGTTTTGCAAACCCTTGACGATCTCGAAGCCCGCGCCAAAAATCCGACGGCATCTTAAATGCAGCTTTCGAGACTGGTGCCCCGATACAGTTCTGATATGGGCATTTCAAGGTTGATGCTGGTGAGCTTGACCGGATCAATCGTCCGGTAAATTTGATTCGTCCAATCCTGGGGCGATCGCCGCCAGACCTCTACTTCCTGTTGCGTTTGGGAAATCAAAACATACTCTTCTAAGGTCGTAATCCGTTGATAATCTTGGAATTTTTCTGTGCGGTCAAAGTTCTCTGTGGCTGGAGATAAAACCTCAAGGATTAACTTGGGAAATTGTTTTACATAGCGATTTTGTTGATCCCTGGGGTCGCAAGTGACAAAAGCATCAGGATAATAAAAAAACTGGTCTCGATAATTAACTTTTACGTCCCCCGCAAAAAATCGGCATGGGCCATCCCGGAGATGCAAATTAAGGGCCGTTAAAAAATTAATGGCAATGCGACTATGGTCATCACTACCACTGGCCATCGCATAAACTAATCCCTGGCGATACTCATGGCGAATTGTGCTTTCGGACTCAAGTTCGAGGTATGCCTGGGGGGAAAAACTAGAGGGTAAAGCAATCATGCCAAAAGACTGAAAATCAGTGCTTTAATTGTACCCTGGTTGATTTGGGAGCATAGTTTAGCACGGAAGGTATGGGTCTAGATTTTAGTAATCTTAATAGTCTCTGGGCGGGTGTGATGGTAGAAACCCTCGCGCGCCTAGGTTTGCAATCGGCAGTGATTTGTCCTGGATCCCGCTCTACGCCCCTCACCGTTGCCCTGGCCCGTCACCCCCAGATTAAAACGATCCCGATTTTAGATGAACGCTCGGCGGCGTTTTTTGCCCTGGGTTTAGCGAAAAGTTCTGGTTTACCGACGGTGCTGGTCTGTACGTCGGGGACAGCGGGGGCCAATTTCTATCCAGCGGTGATCGAAGCCTACCAAAGTGCGGTGCCTCTGATTATCTTCACAGGCGATCGCCCCCCGGAATTGCGGGATTGTCATTCGGGGCAAACCATTGACCAGATCAAGTTATTTGGAAATTTTGCCCAGTGGTTTAGTGAAATGGCGACGCCCCTGGGCACCGTTGAAATGTTGCGCTATGCCCGACAAACCATGGTGCAAGCTTGGCGGCGATCGCAGTTTCCCCAGAAAGGAGTCGTGCATCTCAATTGTCCGTTTCGGGATCCCCTTGCCCCCCTTGCCGATGGCTCAGTGACGCACCTCAAAGATGTGCTCAAGGCGGATTTTTTTGCCGGGATTCAGCCCCTGGAAAAGGCAGAATTTTCTGCGGATATTTTGCCCACGGAAGCTTGGAAAAATTATGCCCGGGGGCTAATTATTGCTGGGGTGAATCAGCCCGATGATCCCGATGTATATTGTCAGGCGATCGCCCAGTTGTCGGGTTATTTGAGTTTTCCGGTTTTAACCGAAGCCCTCTCCCCCGTGCGGAATTATGCCCATTATTTTCCCCAGGGTTTAGTCATCACCTACGATTTTATTTTGCGGGATCAAAACCTAGCAGAAACCCTCAAACCAGAAATTGTGATTCAAATTGGCGCTTTACCCACCAGTAAAATTTTGCGAGCCTGGCTCGAAGCACAGCAGATTCAAACCTATATCTTGAGCGAGCGGGCCGATAATTTTGACCCCCTCCATCGTCCCCACCAATATCTCGCCGTTAATCTTCGCACCATGAAGTATTTGGGGATCTTTCCCGACAACGAAAAAGGTTTGCCCTACTTGGATCTATGGCAGACCCAAGATGCAAAAATTCGCGCCAAATTAGCCGCAGTTTTCCAGGCAGAACAAAATCTCAACGAAGCGGCGATCGCCTACTGTTTAGCCAGAGCGTTACCAGAGGAAACAGCTATTTTCTTTGCCAATAGCATGGTGGTGCGCTATGCCGAATTTTTCTGGCAGTTGAATGATCAACAAATTTTGCCCTACTTCAATCGGGGGGCCAATGGCATTGATGGTACCCTATCAACGGCTTTGGGCATTGCAGAGAATCATTCGCCTGCTGTGTTACTGACGGGGGATCTCGCTCTCCTCCACGATATCAATGGCTTTTTGACATTATCAAAATTTACTGGCTCCC
It encodes the following:
- a CDS encoding Uma2 family endonuclease, with protein sequence MIALPSSFSPQAYLELESESTIRHEYRQGLVYAMASGSDDHSRIAINFLTALNLHLRDGPCRFFAGDVKVNYRDQFFYYPDAFVTCDPRDQQNRYVKQFPKLILEVLSPATENFDRTEKFQDYQRITTLEEYVLISQTQQEVEVWRRSPQDWTNQIYRTIDPVKLTSINLEMPISELYRGTSLESCI
- the menD gene encoding 2-succinyl-5-enolpyruvyl-6-hydroxy-3-cyclohexene-1-carboxylic-acid synthase, with translation MGLDFSNLNSLWAGVMVETLARLGLQSAVICPGSRSTPLTVALARHPQIKTIPILDERSAAFFALGLAKSSGLPTVLVCTSGTAGANFYPAVIEAYQSAVPLIIFTGDRPPELRDCHSGQTIDQIKLFGNFAQWFSEMATPLGTVEMLRYARQTMVQAWRRSQFPQKGVVHLNCPFRDPLAPLADGSVTHLKDVLKADFFAGIQPLEKAEFSADILPTEAWKNYARGLIIAGVNQPDDPDVYCQAIAQLSGYLSFPVLTEALSPVRNYAHYFPQGLVITYDFILRDQNLAETLKPEIVIQIGALPTSKILRAWLEAQQIQTYILSERADNFDPLHRPHQYLAVNLRTMKYLGIFPDNEKGLPYLDLWQTQDAKIRAKLAAVFQAEQNLNEAAIAYCLARALPEETAIFFANSMVVRYAEFFWQLNDQQILPYFNRGANGIDGTLSTALGIAENHSPAVLLTGDLALLHDINGFLTLSKFTGSLTIIVINNQGGGIFEMLPIAEEKDIFEDYFATPQTVEFSKVCDLYGIEYQAIQTKADLMQTCAILPPRGVRLLEVKTNRNQAMTWLKDLFQGFQSHF
- a CDS encoding rod shape-determining protein, with the protein product MGLFSRFSFSRDMGIDLGTANTLVYVSGKGIVLQEPSVVAINKNNQEVLAVGLEAKRMLGRTPDNVIAIRPLRDGVIADFDTAEAMLKHFIKRVHDNRNPLIRPRMVIGIPSGVTGVERRAVEEAAKEAGASDVYLIDEPVAAAIGAGLPVSEPTGNMIIDIGGGTTEVAVLSLQGTVLSESVRVAGDELSDSIMLYMKKVHNLVIGERTAEDIKIQLGSAYPTDEEEPIMEVRGLHLLSGLPRTVTIKAPEIRESMSEPLSIIVEAVKRTLERIPPELAADIIDRGIMLAGGGALLKGLDTLISHETGIVTHVAANAESCVALGTGRVLENFKDKDMERVFKSHTRYE
- a CDS encoding TIGR02450 family Trp-rich protein, whose amino-acid sequence is MAKKQKQRFPHLLGSKWTASQKTFGWRHFQVMNRRNEGKWVFAELVSSCDPDTRFWINAKQLKDQRLWEAGWKTLEEMNQPPEVPFWQD
- the mreC gene encoding rod shape-determining protein MreC, whose product is MLMFRRWWQRYGMTLIFIGVGLSAALFLRQTQGGAIQEFYGLFFRRQGNLTAAETEILLQNSKLRELQNRVEELEAQNQQLQDLLDYRQTLQTEAIAAPVIGRSADAWWQQIIIGQGSQAGIKVGDTVTGIGGLVGRVVQVTPHSSRVALVSDLNQQVGVMLSRSRFQGYLRGQNDPQQAQMVFYEKVPDVEVGDMVTTSNLSTLYAPGLPIGRIAAIDFNAGPAPIATVELTVPLGSLEWVLVAPFEPKPLNFELQPEQDVSQTP
- a CDS encoding ABC transporter permease yields the protein MWNKTRSWQRFYRNRLAVLGGIVLGAIALLVFGLPLIYQTPIDGIDFARSALAPSWEHPFGTDDLGQDQLARVLFGGKVSLTVGLAAMAVAISLGTVIGAIAGFYGGWLDQLLMRLTDLFLSLPQLPVLLLVVYLFRESLRAIAGAEWGTFLLVVLVSGSLNWMAIARLVRAQCLTLKNREFVTAAQAMGANPLRTLRTHLLPNLVSLIAVAATLSVSNAIITESTLSFLGLGFPPDIPTWGRMLYDAQNFVTTAPHMALFPGLAIFLTVLSLNYLGDGLRDAFDPKSASH
- the mreD gene encoding rod shape-determining protein MreD; amino-acid sequence: MFRKLPRGALPWINGLVSVGSLLLCTQLLLLRIPGMTILGFSPQWLLMWVIAWSVKREMIYALLGAIAAAWIHDSLMVSALPSHLPGFVLVAYFVSRWRQQRYLQEDFIILALLVFVMTLAAEVIMAFQYLLWGLGSPGMLWGELQRIGLATAILSSLWAPLLCTPLVRWWDYVRMLDRQ
- a CDS encoding HAD family hydrolase, with the protein product MSIPGLFQRTAARFQTMNSPTARRLRLTLFCDFDGPLVDVSERYYGTYQAALQHTQQIYAQQGIAIPLKYLGKDQFWQMKRQRVSDIEIAMQSGLQEEQIAFFLDHVRTIVNDEALLHLDKMQGGVNWSLALLHSYGVKLVLVTLREEQQVRKMLDQYGLKRLFSGIYGSDDRHTAYVNNVDVKTALLKEAIAEQGELSDQWLMVGDTEADIIAAKNMNIPAIAVTCGIRDTAYLKTYQPDHYCNDLLSVAHFLAERYGHSPKPQGHHYCLSSILT